Proteins encoded within one genomic window of Gracilimonas sp.:
- a CDS encoding DUF423 domain-containing protein, with amino-acid sequence MSNPKIIIAIAAILLALAVAAGAFGAHALKNILCTERLETWQTAVQYHAWHALGLMLIALIGVQFDLVITWPASLILTGIVIFSGSLYTLCLSGIGWLGAITPFGGIAFIAGWVLLGIQVLKSNG; translated from the coding sequence ATGTCTAATCCGAAGATTATTATTGCCATTGCCGCCATCCTGTTAGCTCTTGCCGTAGCCGCCGGAGCTTTTGGTGCTCATGCCCTGAAAAATATACTGTGTACTGAGCGTCTGGAAACCTGGCAAACCGCCGTTCAATACCATGCATGGCATGCCCTGGGGTTGATGTTGATCGCCCTGATCGGAGTTCAATTTGACCTCGTTATTACCTGGCCGGCTTCTCTTATTTTAACAGGAATTGTGATTTTTTCCGGAAGCCTGTATACACTCTGTTTATCGGGTATTGGCTGGCTTGGTGCCATTACCCCATTTGGCGGGATTGCTTTTATAGCCGGTTGGGTTTTGTTGGGAATACAAGTTTTAAAAAGTAACGGGTAA
- a CDS encoding heavy metal translocating P-type ATPase: MDHQHNHDSHNDHDHRMDHKHENGDHGSHSHHEHHKQMVQDFKWRFWWVLGLTIPIMSLSPMIQDFLGVDWRFTADKWILAALSTLVYFFGGWPFLTGLVDELKKKQPGMMTLIGLAISIAYLYSTAVVFGFEGDLLYWELSTLVGIMLLGHWIEMRSVMSASSALEELAELLPGEAHRVNEDGSTEDVPIDELKQGDKILIKPGEKVPADGIVVKGESSVNEAMLTGESKPINKAKDDEVIGGSVNEKGSITIEISKTGDESFLSQVMNLVEEAQQSKSRTQDLANRAAFWLTIVAITAGLITFGAWIFFTGQSFDFAMNRTVAVMVITCPHALGLAIPLVVSRSTSIAATNGFLIRDRAAFEQARNLDAVIFDKTGTLTEGTFTVTDILNFGDDFSDDDILKYAASLEKNSEHPLAKGILEKAEETWEPDEFNSITGKGIEGTVNGKSIKVVSPGYIRKEEMDYPEDDVEGLSSQGKTVVFVIIENELAGAIALGDKIRESSKNAIKALHDMGIECIMLTGDNQQTADYVAKELGIDQVFAEVLPNEKADKVKEVQGQGKFVAMTGDGVNDAPALAQADVGIAIGAGSDVAVETGDIVLVKNNPEDVTALIKLSKSTYRKMVQNLWWASGYNIGAIPLAAGVLFTWGIILSPAVGAILMSLSTVIVAINARFLKMEEE; the protein is encoded by the coding sequence ATGGACCACCAACACAACCATGATAGTCACAATGATCATGACCATAGGATGGATCACAAGCACGAAAATGGTGACCATGGTAGCCACTCCCACCACGAGCACCACAAGCAGATGGTGCAGGATTTCAAATGGCGCTTTTGGTGGGTGCTTGGGCTGACCATTCCAATTATGTCACTTTCCCCAATGATCCAGGATTTTCTGGGCGTGGACTGGAGATTTACGGCCGACAAATGGATACTCGCCGCTCTTTCTACCTTGGTTTATTTCTTTGGGGGATGGCCGTTCCTAACCGGCTTAGTAGATGAGTTAAAGAAAAAGCAGCCGGGCATGATGACACTTATCGGCCTCGCGATCTCCATAGCTTATCTCTACAGCACAGCCGTGGTTTTTGGTTTTGAAGGTGACCTGCTGTATTGGGAACTTTCAACTCTGGTTGGGATTATGCTTCTGGGGCACTGGATAGAAATGCGTTCCGTAATGAGTGCTTCGTCGGCATTGGAAGAATTGGCTGAGCTATTACCCGGCGAGGCGCATCGCGTGAACGAAGACGGCTCAACTGAAGATGTTCCCATTGACGAATTGAAGCAGGGTGACAAGATTCTTATCAAACCCGGAGAAAAAGTTCCTGCTGATGGTATTGTTGTGAAGGGGGAGTCAAGTGTGAACGAAGCCATGCTTACCGGCGAATCTAAACCCATTAACAAAGCTAAAGACGATGAAGTGATCGGCGGCTCAGTAAACGAAAAAGGCTCCATCACAATTGAAATTTCGAAGACAGGTGATGAGTCCTTCCTATCTCAGGTTATGAACCTGGTAGAAGAAGCACAACAGAGTAAATCACGAACTCAGGATCTAGCGAATCGAGCCGCTTTTTGGCTGACCATTGTAGCGATCACAGCCGGACTGATCACCTTTGGAGCGTGGATATTCTTTACCGGACAAAGTTTTGATTTTGCCATGAACCGAACCGTAGCAGTAATGGTGATCACCTGTCCGCATGCTTTGGGGTTAGCGATTCCACTCGTAGTTTCAAGATCCACCAGTATTGCTGCTACCAATGGATTTTTGATCCGCGACCGCGCTGCTTTTGAACAGGCCCGCAATCTGGATGCCGTCATCTTTGACAAAACAGGAACGCTTACAGAAGGAACCTTCACTGTAACTGATATCCTAAATTTCGGAGATGACTTTTCCGATGATGATATTCTGAAATACGCGGCTTCGTTGGAGAAAAACTCCGAACATCCACTAGCCAAGGGTATTTTAGAGAAAGCTGAGGAAACCTGGGAGCCCGATGAATTCAACTCCATCACCGGCAAAGGAATCGAAGGCACAGTGAATGGAAAATCGATCAAAGTAGTAAGTCCGGGTTATATCCGTAAAGAAGAAATGGACTATCCGGAAGATGATGTTGAAGGGCTTTCATCCCAGGGAAAAACGGTGGTTTTTGTGATCATTGAAAATGAGTTGGCAGGAGCCATTGCTTTGGGAGATAAAATTCGTGAATCCTCTAAAAACGCCATCAAAGCACTGCATGATATGGGTATCGAGTGCATTATGCTTACCGGTGACAATCAGCAAACCGCCGATTACGTGGCCAAAGAATTAGGTATCGATCAGGTTTTTGCCGAAGTGCTCCCGAATGAAAAAGCCGATAAAGTGAAGGAAGTTCAGGGGCAAGGAAAGTTTGTTGCCATGACCGGAGATGGAGTGAATGATGCTCCCGCCCTCGCCCAAGCCGATGTCGGCATTGCCATCGGGGCCGGCTCCGATGTAGCTGTTGAAACCGGGGATATCGTTTTGGTAAAGAATAATCCTGAGGATGTTACTGCACTTATTAAACTCTCGAAATCTACCTATCGAAAAATGGTGCAGAACCTGTGGTGGGCTTCAGGGTATAACATCGGAGCCATCCCCCTGGCCGCAGGTGTTTTATTTACCTGGGGCATTATTTTGAGTCCGGCCGTAGGCGCAATCTTGATGTCTTTAAGTACGGTGATCGTTGCCATCAACGCCCGTTTTCTGAAGATGGAGGAAGAATAG
- a CDS encoding MBL fold metallo-hydrolase → MSKSIKIHFLGASGTVTGSKYLIETPEKNLMIDCGMFQGIKKLRELNWQQLPVKASTVDLVLLTHGHLDHSGFLPRLVKMGFNGSIWGTAPTLDIAEIILRDSAKIQEEDAERANKDGYSKHDPAEPLYNTDDAEKAISRFQKREEAEWIAVDNNTRVRFQYNGHIIGATFIEIDIYGKRFVFSGDIGRPNDALLRAPKKPKSADILFIESTYGNRKHIEEDTLGKLKQLIDETIQKGGTLIIPSFAVERAQLLMYLIWQLHKKNLIPASLPVILDSPMGARALSTFNKYPEWHKLTEKDSADMKDRVHIVESFKETWKIIDDSRPKVIIAGSGMVTGGRVLTYLQKYIGREETTVLLAGFQAEGTRGRQLLDGAEEIKFYGKYHQVKACIDILHGLSAHADQTELLDWVSDIKKMPEHVLLIHGEPQSLDMMRVKLKDTYNWSAHIPELYEIADIQL, encoded by the coding sequence ATGAGCAAATCCATTAAGATCCATTTTTTAGGAGCTTCAGGGACAGTCACTGGTTCCAAATACCTTATTGAAACTCCTGAAAAAAATCTAATGATAGATTGCGGGATGTTTCAGGGAATAAAAAAGCTGCGGGAATTAAACTGGCAACAGCTTCCTGTTAAAGCTTCAACAGTTGATCTTGTTTTATTAACGCATGGTCACCTTGATCATAGTGGATTTCTTCCACGACTCGTTAAAATGGGATTTAATGGTTCAATTTGGGGAACAGCTCCAACCCTCGACATAGCTGAGATCATATTGCGAGACAGCGCCAAAATTCAGGAAGAAGATGCTGAAAGAGCCAACAAAGACGGGTACTCCAAACACGACCCGGCCGAACCTCTTTACAATACGGATGATGCTGAAAAGGCCATAAGCCGATTTCAAAAACGGGAAGAAGCCGAGTGGATTGCGGTTGACAACAACACTAGAGTTCGATTTCAATACAACGGACATATTATAGGAGCTACTTTCATTGAGATAGACATCTACGGAAAACGATTTGTGTTTTCAGGGGATATTGGCCGGCCTAACGATGCATTGCTTAGGGCTCCCAAGAAGCCTAAAAGTGCTGATATACTGTTCATAGAATCAACCTACGGAAACAGGAAACACATTGAAGAAGATACTTTAGGAAAACTTAAGCAGCTCATTGATGAGACTATTCAAAAAGGCGGAACACTCATCATCCCGAGCTTTGCCGTTGAACGCGCTCAGTTGCTGATGTATCTGATCTGGCAGCTTCACAAAAAGAACCTCATCCCTGCGTCACTTCCTGTTATTTTGGATAGCCCTATGGGAGCCCGGGCCCTGAGTACTTTTAACAAATATCCGGAATGGCATAAATTAACTGAAAAAGATTCTGCTGATATGAAGGACCGCGTTCACATCGTGGAATCTTTTAAGGAAACCTGGAAGATTATAGATGATTCAAGGCCAAAGGTTATCATCGCCGGAAGCGGTATGGTGACGGGTGGCCGGGTTCTCACCTACCTTCAGAAGTATATTGGCAGAGAGGAAACCACTGTACTTTTAGCCGGCTTCCAGGCTGAAGGCACACGAGGGCGCCAGCTGTTAGACGGGGCTGAAGAGATCAAATTCTATGGAAAATATCATCAGGTCAAAGCCTGTATCGATATCCTCCACGGCCTTTCGGCTCACGCAGATCAAACAGAATTGCTGGACTGGGTTTCTGATATCAAGAAAATGCCCGAACATGTTCTCCTGATTCATGGCGAACCTCAAAGCCTGGACATGATGCGCGTTAAGTTGAAGGATACCTACAACTGGAGCGCCCACATACCTGAGTTATATGAGATTGCTGACATTCAACTTTAA
- a CDS encoding CDGSH iron-sulfur domain-containing protein produces MKEKILQYSTDELKVTWDKERCIHAAECVRGLPGVFDPKRKPWIKPELASADELTEVIERCPTGALHYELKSSDKTETPPGQNIITIEKDGPIYIHGEVVVKDMDENIVLKDTRMALCRCGQSKNKPLCDNSHISANFKADTSYNAERLRVEPVQGKGGELSVKLIDNAPFVVEGNYDLVGEATGRETCSKKMSFCRCGGSETKPFCDGTHKKIGFVSD; encoded by the coding sequence ATGAAAGAAAAGATCCTGCAATACTCAACCGATGAGCTGAAAGTTACCTGGGATAAAGAACGATGTATTCATGCTGCCGAATGTGTGCGGGGATTACCGGGTGTATTTGATCCAAAGCGAAAACCATGGATAAAACCGGAACTGGCCTCAGCAGATGAGTTGACCGAAGTGATTGAACGCTGTCCGACCGGAGCATTGCACTACGAGCTTAAAAGCTCCGATAAAACGGAAACACCACCCGGGCAAAATATTATTACCATTGAAAAGGACGGACCAATTTACATTCATGGAGAGGTGGTTGTTAAGGATATGGATGAAAATATAGTACTAAAAGATACCCGCATGGCTCTGTGCAGGTGCGGGCAGTCCAAAAACAAACCATTGTGTGATAACTCCCACATCTCTGCCAATTTTAAAGCTGATACTTCTTACAATGCTGAGCGCTTAAGAGTTGAACCAGTGCAGGGCAAAGGAGGAGAATTATCTGTTAAGCTAATTGATAACGCACCTTTTGTGGTAGAGGGAAATTATGACTTAGTGGGCGAAGCCACGGGCCGAGAAACCTGCAGCAAGAAGATGAGTTTTTGCAGATGCGGCGGTTCAGAGACGAAGCCATTTTGTGACGGTACCCATAAGAAGATCGGCTTTGTTTCTGATTAA
- a CDS encoding GDCCVxC domain-containing (seleno)protein encodes MKVKTSSTISCPLCGNQASETMPEDSCQYFWECPGCGEIIKPKQGDCCVFCSYGDIDCPPVQQDKSCC; translated from the coding sequence ATGAAAGTTAAAACCTCTTCAACAATATCCTGTCCGTTGTGTGGGAATCAAGCTTCGGAAACAATGCCGGAAGATTCCTGCCAGTACTTTTGGGAATGTCCGGGTTGTGGAGAAATCATTAAACCGAAACAGGGAGATTGCTGTGTTTTCTGTTCTTATGGAGATATTGATTGCCCGCCTGTTCAACAAGATAAATCATGTTGTTAA
- a CDS encoding aquaporin has product MHAYITEALGAFFLVLVFGFTGDPLAIGLTLMALVYIGFPISGAHYNPAVSIAFFLKRKLRAADFLGYIVSQVMGGFFAAIVIYFLSSSVFYVEPPTDTGLYQQTFVEVFFVSIFVMVMLMLSLSNLHRKNQFVGIIIGLTFTGMLMVSTPVSGGVLNPTISIGTALFDFIMGGDSYKHILLYTIAPLCGGALAAFTFAYFNPKWGE; this is encoded by the coding sequence ATGCACGCTTACATAACAGAAGCGCTCGGAGCCTTTTTTCTCGTATTGGTTTTTGGCTTTACGGGGGATCCGCTCGCCATAGGTTTAACATTAATGGCTTTGGTTTATATTGGTTTCCCGATATCGGGGGCTCATTATAACCCTGCAGTTTCTATAGCTTTTTTCTTAAAGCGTAAACTCCGTGCGGCCGATTTTCTGGGTTATATAGTGAGTCAGGTTATGGGGGGCTTTTTTGCCGCTATTGTTATCTATTTCTTATCCAGCTCCGTTTTTTATGTAGAGCCTCCAACAGATACCGGCCTCTATCAACAAACCTTTGTTGAAGTCTTCTTCGTATCCATTTTTGTTATGGTGATGTTGATGCTTTCCCTTTCTAACCTGCACCGAAAAAACCAATTTGTTGGAATAATAATAGGATTAACATTCACCGGTATGCTCATGGTAAGTACACCTGTATCGGGCGGTGTGTTAAACCCAACTATTTCTATCGGCACAGCACTGTTTGATTTTATAATGGGAGGAGATTCTTACAAGCATATTTTATTGTATACCATTGCCCCTCTCTGTGGCGGAGCGTTAGCTGCTTTCACTTTTGCCTATTTCAATCCAAAATGGGGAGAGTGA
- a CDS encoding nuclear transport factor 2 family protein gives MKSLIKITGILFLLSGTLMAQTNQTKTNVLNALGDFKTAIIDNDSETASNLLADDALILEGSGMETKEEYLSHHFHSDGRFLKAMNREILTQKVTTEGAAAWVSTVSTMKGTYSEREMDLTSLELAVLRKDGDHWKITAIHWSSR, from the coding sequence ACTTTTTTTGCTCTCCGGAACTTTAATGGCTCAAACGAACCAGACAAAAACAAACGTATTAAACGCGTTAGGAGATTTTAAAACAGCGATCATAGATAATGACTCTGAAACCGCCAGCAATTTATTAGCTGATGATGCCTTGATACTGGAAGGAAGCGGAATGGAGACGAAAGAGGAATACCTCTCCCATCACTTTCACTCTGATGGCAGGTTCCTGAAGGCTATGAATCGTGAGATCCTTACCCAAAAAGTTACAACTGAGGGTGCTGCTGCCTGGGTAAGCACCGTGAGTACCATGAAGGGAACGTATTCTGAAAGAGAAATGGACCTGACCTCGCTTGAACTTGCCGTATTGAGAAAAGATGGGGACCATTGGAAAATTACAGCCATTCATTGGTCATCCCGATAA
- a CDS encoding restriction endonuclease has translation MVPFEVIKATGERETFQLSKLKHSLSNAGAQSDVMNSVIKDLEDTGLFTDGISTQKIYREAYRLLKQKSIRIAGRYKLKEALLELGPSGYPFEILISEIFKKLGYATHVGSLIKGECVSHEIDVLAEKDNEYLMMECKFHNRQNHHCNVTIPLYVRSRFVDVKNAWVKQPELQYKNHAGWVVTNTRFTTDASDYANCIGLKLLSWSFPKNNGLKDLIGRTGLHPITCLSVIDKSEKQLLLKNDIVLVRQIRNNMQVLTRLGFDKPRAERIHKEATEILTIT, from the coding sequence ATGGTTCCATTTGAAGTTATAAAGGCTACAGGTGAAAGAGAGACTTTTCAGCTATCCAAACTAAAACACTCATTGAGTAATGCAGGAGCTCAGTCAGATGTTATGAATTCTGTGATCAAAGACTTGGAAGATACTGGCTTATTTACAGACGGTATATCTACCCAAAAAATTTACCGGGAAGCCTACCGGCTGCTAAAGCAGAAATCTATCCGAATTGCAGGGCGGTATAAGTTAAAAGAAGCTTTGCTTGAACTGGGGCCTTCAGGTTATCCATTTGAAATTCTGATCTCAGAAATCTTCAAAAAGCTTGGATACGCAACACACGTGGGTAGTTTAATTAAAGGAGAATGTGTTTCTCACGAAATTGATGTGCTCGCCGAGAAGGATAATGAATATTTAATGATGGAGTGTAAATTTCACAACAGACAAAATCATCACTGTAATGTTACCATTCCCCTTTATGTGAGATCCCGTTTTGTAGATGTTAAGAATGCGTGGGTCAAACAGCCTGAGCTCCAATATAAAAACCATGCGGGGTGGGTAGTTACTAACACACGGTTTACTACCGATGCCTCAGATTATGCAAATTGTATTGGACTCAAGTTATTGAGCTGGAGTTTTCCAAAGAACAACGGTCTGAAAGACCTGATCGGTAGAACCGGACTTCATCCCATAACCTGTTTATCAGTTATTGATAAATCTGAAAAACAGCTTCTTTTGAAAAACGACATTGTATTGGTCAGACAGATTCGTAATAATATGCAGGTCCTCACCCGGCTTGGTTTTGATAAACCGCGGGCAGAGCGCATTCATAAGGAAGCAACTGAAATTTTAACCATAACATGA
- a CDS encoding DUF6787 family protein translates to MQIFKKLKARWDIESNWQIIIILFVFSLTGFTALFARRFIFPLLGIEASDPFWYKTIMWLITIFPIYNILLLTYAALFGQFKFFWRFFKKMMGRFVPNK, encoded by the coding sequence ATGCAAATATTCAAAAAATTGAAAGCCCGTTGGGATATTGAGAGCAACTGGCAGATCATTATTATACTTTTTGTGTTTTCTTTGACAGGCTTTACGGCACTTTTTGCAAGACGTTTCATTTTTCCGCTTTTAGGTATTGAGGCCTCAGATCCGTTTTGGTATAAAACAATTATGTGGCTGATAACCATTTTTCCTATTTACAACATTCTATTATTGACCTATGCTGCTCTTTTTGGCCAGTTTAAGTTTTTCTGGAGATTTTTTAAGAAGATGATGGGCCGATTTGTACCCAATAAATAA
- a CDS encoding DUF3347 domain-containing protein: MKSILTLTLLSLISFTAIAQHEDHANHQQEQHQHADHLETLILHYLEAKNALVHDNFVSAKEHLQKFLEEVHSSGEMNEHKEHAEKHADHHSEMLAAVQEAFDSEDIKALRSAFKKISGELITAVQNQGYEGKLFKQYCPMFEGGSSWLSTEEEVENPFFGQAMHSCGDSSELINKDSDES; the protein is encoded by the coding sequence ATGAAATCAATACTAACACTGACACTATTATCCCTTATCAGCTTTACAGCTATTGCTCAGCATGAAGATCATGCCAATCACCAACAAGAACAACATCAGCATGCAGATCATCTTGAAACATTGATCCTGCATTATCTGGAGGCCAAGAATGCTTTGGTTCACGATAATTTTGTATCCGCTAAAGAACATCTCCAGAAATTTTTGGAAGAAGTGCATAGCAGCGGAGAAATGAATGAGCATAAAGAACATGCTGAAAAACACGCAGATCATCATTCAGAAATGCTTGCTGCCGTACAGGAAGCTTTTGATTCGGAAGATATTAAAGCCTTGCGATCCGCATTCAAAAAGATCTCAGGTGAACTTATTACAGCTGTTCAAAATCAGGGATATGAAGGAAAGTTGTTCAAGCAATACTGCCCGATGTTTGAAGGTGGAAGCAGCTGGCTTAGCACCGAAGAGGAAGTTGAAAATCCATTTTTTGGACAGGCCATGCACAGTTGTGGAGACTCCTCTGAATTGATCAACAAAGATTCAGATGAAAGTTAA
- a CDS encoding MmcQ/YjbR family DNA-binding protein, with translation MHIEAFYNYCLSLPGTAEDFPFDEQTLVFKVMGKMFALTDVDEFESINLKCDPIKALELRAEYEEIKPGYHMNKKHWNSVDTTGSLEDDFILELIKHSYDLVVAKLPPKNRATLAR, from the coding sequence ATGCATATAGAAGCCTTTTACAACTACTGTCTTTCCCTGCCCGGTACCGCTGAGGATTTTCCTTTTGATGAACAAACCCTGGTTTTTAAAGTAATGGGAAAAATGTTCGCCCTTACTGATGTTGATGAATTCGAGAGCATTAACCTGAAGTGCGATCCTATAAAGGCACTAGAACTGAGAGCCGAATATGAAGAAATTAAGCCTGGATATCATATGAACAAAAAACACTGGAACTCGGTGGATACAACAGGATCTCTAGAAGATGACTTCATCCTTGAGCTTATAAAACACTCTTATGACTTGGTGGTCGCCAAGCTTCCCCCAAAAAACCGCGCTACACTAGCCAGATAA